One stretch of Cygnus olor isolate bCygOlo1 chromosome 1, bCygOlo1.pri.v2, whole genome shotgun sequence DNA includes these proteins:
- the HEBP1 gene encoding heme-binding protein 1: MLGMIKNSLLSTVEAWPHRVLRRGEKEQLSYEERACEGGQFAAVEVEGKPFDEASKEGVLKLLKYVGGSNDKGVGMGMTAPVSITAFPAEDGSLQQKVKVYLRIPNQFQASPPCPSDESIKIEERQGMTIYSTQFGGYAKEVDYVNYAAKLKSALGSEATYRKDFYFCNGYDPPMKPYGRRNEVWFVKE, from the exons ATGCTGGGCATGATCAAGAACTCCCTGCTGAGCACGGTGGAGGCATGGCCCCACCGGGTGctgaggaggggggagaag GAGCAGCTCAGCTACGAGGAGAGGGCGTGCGAAGGTGGGCAGTTTGCTGCCGTGGAGGTGGAGGGCAAACCCTTCGACGAAGCCTCGAAGGAAGGGGTGCTGAAGCTCCTCAAGTACGTCGGAGGAAGCAACGACAAGG GGGTTGGAATGGGCATGACTGCTCCTGTCTCCATCACTGCCTTTCCTGCTGAAGATGGATCCTTACAGCAGAAAGTGAAGGTCTATCTTCGAATCCCAAATCAGTTTCAAGCGAGTCCTCCTTGTCCTAGCGATGAAAGCATTAAGATTGAAGAGAGACAAGGGATGACCATTTATTCCAC GCAGTTTGGTGGCTACGCCAAAGAGGTGGACTATGTAAACTATGCTGCCAAGCTGAAGTCTGCTCTGGGAAGTGAAGCTACGTACCGCAAGGATTTCTACTTCTGCAATGGTTACGACCCCCCTATGAAGCCTTATGGACGACGCAATGAGGTCTGGTTTGTGAAAGAGTGA